DNA from Gammaproteobacteria bacterium:
CTGCTGGCTTATATTATTAATGAAATGGTGTTCAATAACGCGCTGGTGAAAAATCAATTACTTAATGACAATGGCTTTTACGCGGTGCTTGATTTAGACGTGCTAGGTCTAGAGGTAATAGGCCTCGTCGTGGTTATCTTGCTGCGGGCGCTGCTGGCTTATTTTAGCGAATGTTATAGCCGCCGTGGCGCCATCGCGATTAAAAGCCATTTACGATCACAATTACTCAAACGATTATTTGTACTTGGCCCTGCGTATACCCAGCATCAGGGCAGTGCCAAACTCGCCCATTTAGTGCAACAAGGTGTCGACTCGTTAGAAGATTACTTTGCCGGCTATTTACCCGTTGTTGCTTATTGCAGTGTCATCCCGCTGGCTATTTTAATGGCGGTGTTCCCGATTGATTGGAAATCAGGGTTAATCTTGTTATTAACCGCGCCGATGGTGCCTTTTTTTATGATCTTAATTGGTCATAAAGCGCAAAAACTTAACCAGCAGCATTGGTCAAAGTTACTGCGAATGAGCAGTCACTTTCTCGATATTATCGAGGGTCTAACCCAGTTGAAAATATTTAATGCGTCGCGTCGTGAAATAGCCGCGGTTAAAAAGATCAGTGACGATTTTGGTGACCAAACCATGGCAATTTTGAAGGTCGCATTTTTGTCATCATTTTTTTTGGAATTTCTCGCCTCAATTTCAATCGCGTTAGTCGCCGTCATTTTGGGCTTTCGACTTTATTATGGCCATGTTGATTATCTGCTCGCCTTGTGGGTGTTGTTGTTAGCGCCAGAATTTTACTTGCCTTTTCGCCAGCTAGGCGCTCAGTATCACGCAAAAATGACAGGCGTGAGCGCCGCGGCTGACATGGTTGAATTATTACAGCACCCCGTACCTAATGAACAAACAAAGCAACATTTTAGCCAACCCTTCACCCTCGAGTTTTCAAAATTACATTTTAGTTATCCTGACCGAGCACCCGCGCTCAGCGAGATTAATTTAAGCTTAAGTGGGCCAGGACTTTATGCGGTGATTGGTGAAAGTGGCGCCGGAAAATCGACCTTAATCGATATTATATTAGGCTTTATCAGTGCTAGCGATGGCGAGTTTCGGGTCAACAATCAACGGCTAGACGCCGCCAATCGTGATAGCTGGTTGCAACATTGTGGTTGGATTGCCCAGCAGGGGCATGTCTTTTACGGCACCTTAGGTTTCAATGTTGCAATGGCCGATGACTTTGAACCCAATCGGGTTATCGATGCATTAACACAAGCGGGATTGAGTCAATTTGTTGCCCAACTAGCACATGGCATTAATAGCCATGTTGGCGAGGGTGGTGCTGGGCTTTCGGGGGGGCAGGCACAGCGATTGGCCTTAGCTCGGGCATTTTATAATCAACCTGGGGTGTTAATTCTCGATGAGCCGACCAGCAACCTCGACCAAGCTACCGAGCAATTGGTTAGCGCGGCGATTGCCAAATATGCCCAACACCATTTAGTGATTGTCATTGCTCATCGGCTTAGC
Protein-coding regions in this window:
- the cydD gene encoding thiol reductant ABC exporter subunit CydD, which gives rise to MKQTPNSQEVTDQKTLTTWLKSQKAQSQGRLSKAIALGSLNGILMIGQTALLAYIINEMVFNNALVKNQLLNDNGFYAVLDLDVLGLEVIGLVVVILLRALLAYFSECYSRRGAIAIKSHLRSQLLKRLFVLGPAYTQHQGSAKLAHLVQQGVDSLEDYFAGYLPVVAYCSVIPLAILMAVFPIDWKSGLILLLTAPMVPFFMILIGHKAQKLNQQHWSKLLRMSSHFLDIIEGLTQLKIFNASRREIAAVKKISDDFGDQTMAILKVAFLSSFFLEFLASISIALVAVILGFRLYYGHVDYLLALWVLLLAPEFYLPFRQLGAQYHAKMTGVSAAADMVELLQHPVPNEQTKQHFSQPFTLEFSKLHFSYPDRAPALSEINLSLSGPGLYAVIGESGAGKSTLIDIILGFISASDGEFRVNNQRLDAANRDSWLQHCGWIAQQGHVFYGTLGFNVAMADDFEPNRVIDALTQAGLSQFVAQLAHGINSHVGEGGAGLSGGQAQRLALARAFYNQPGVLILDEPTSNLDQATEQLVSAAIAKYAQHHLVIVIAHRLSTVVDAKEIIVLGQGQVIERGNHQQLLNRAGYYASLLQQ